In the Drosophila teissieri strain GT53w chromosome 3R, Prin_Dtei_1.1, whole genome shotgun sequence genome, TCGCTCAGGTTgcctttttttgtgctgcgtgtgttttattaagtttttaattaatgtatGAGCAGTTTAAACTTGTAAAAGTGCTGTCATGATAAACTAAAACAATATTTCTCACTTGGGGGCCAACGACGACAGCTCCCCTGTCTGATGTCCGATGTCCATTCTCCGTTCTCCGTTCTACGTTCTGAGTTTTCCGGCTGCCAGGAGAGCAGCCCACCCCACAGGCAGTCGAATTGCCCAAAGGCAagcttttcaaaataaatgaagttaCGGCTAAAGAATGGTCGTGTCTGTGTTACTAGCTGTGTGCTCCGGTGGATGtgccattaaaatatttgcatctcATTATTTAGTTTTGGGATATTCGTGTCGGCCACTGTCGAGCATACCCTCGAACGATAGATGAAGAAATCCAACTATATATCTTTCGTCTATTTTATGGTAATTGACCTTTGCCAATTTCTTACGCATATACCACACTcctttttatttcgctttctTTTGTGGGCAGACTTTTGTTTCGATTCATTTCTGTGTGCTCTGGCTCTATCTTATcaggcaaattgaatttgtggtCGGCACCCAATGAGTGTGCTAAACCATTTGGCAAACAGACATCAAGCggcttacacacacacacaaatacagctgcactgggagaaatcgGCATTATTGCAATTGttctatattattaattttcagGCATGTCCTCTAAAGGCCCAAGTTGATTGACAAATTAAATGGCTACAGATAACATCAATTACGGAACAGATTTACTGTTAGTATTCATTTGGGAAAAGGTGAAGTGGATTTTTCCTCTGCATTCGAGTGCCAGTCATTTTTCAGAAGTCTTGCAATCTGCTTCGGTTGAGCTTTTGAATGTGTGAGCTGgggcttgtgtgtgtgtgtctaatCCTTTATGCATTTGGTATCCCAGACATGGACTGACCCCGTTTGCGAAATTCTCTACGCCATCTATCAACACATGCCCACAAAGACACGCACACAAAGCACAGGAAATTCACACGACATGGTCAAAAACTTTGCACAATTAAAGTTTAAGTGTTGCACAAACTTGTGTCGTGTGCTCAGGAGCAAGGGAAAGGGCGGGAAAGGAGATGGACGAAAATTGCAACGATGgatgcataaatttaattttgttattatagACCTTGCCAACGAATCCCAAAGCTGCACAGTGAAGAAGAGTATATTATGTTAAGTTTATAGAAGTTTACAAAAAGTACTTGATTTCACTTTGCCTTATGTTGACACAAAGAAGGTGTGTAATACAAATATCGTGATAATAGGCAAAACCAAGAGGGATATATTATAATCCGGTACCATTAGATTTTAAAGTCCCACTTGGACTGTGCAAAAAGATTACCTTTTAAGGAAGCTTTTTGCTCCATTTACCTAAGAGAGTTTGCCCaatgtgcgggtgtgtgttttggggaGTTATGGGAGAAGAAATAACACCTTTCGGAAAGTTGCAAATGCAGTAAcaaagtgtaattaaaaagtttgacTACGCTTGCAAAAATAATGGAATCGATTATGAGCCAGCCCTTGACTGCCACGCCCAGGCTGGCCGGCCCACCTCGCATCCGCCCGCACTCAATGGAATTAAAAGGATATTTTTCGCCTTTGACTCCCTGCTGCCGACTGCCAATTGCATTCCCATGGCCGCCTTTCCCTCGAACCATTGTTTTCGTCTGTCAAATGCAGACACTTTGCTTTTGGTATTCATGCCTCGAGTAGCTGCAACAACCGAGCGGAAAACTCTTGCAGAAACTGTCAATAAgagcatttttatgcattCATTTCTTTCGCATTTCTGCAATCAGttgaaaaattgcaaaaactaCAGCGAACGCATTGAGAATGAAAAGTTTGAGAAATGTTAATGCAATTGCTTTCTCCGAAAAGTCTGAGTTCAGGGAACCTCATTAAAGTCAGCCAAGAATCGCAAAGGCTtgcataaaatttgtttaacgACATCCTGGGTTTAATTAGATGAAGGTCCATTTAATCAGAGGGTATTATCCGATATTACTTAACCACTCTTAACCACTTTATGCAAGCAATTAATTGTAATGGATAGACGGGCCATTCGTCTGTCGCCGTTAATTAAGCACAACAAATGcgacgtttttatttttaatacttAAAAGAGTCCGGTCTGTTATTGATTTAAGGGTAAacgtatatttaaatttgcataaactgTTATTAATAAGGCAGATTAAGCCGGCAATGGTTTGTGTTGAAATCGAATCGAAGGATAAAGAGATAAAATTTGTCGCTTTTTTGTGCTTCTTACACTGTATATGCACATTATTGGGTTATGCACCTTGctgatatttttatttcccacGCATTTGTTATGctttttaatgtatttttaatccGATATAATTAATACGGCCCCAATAACGGGCCTATCgttaattaataacattatttcgaaaaaatattaacacaAGCCCGCAAAGTCATAAATAAATCTACGAAAACATCGAATGAAAAATAATACCTACGCCACAGAATATTGGAGgcttcttaaaataaaaaacaaactcgaacaatttaattatgacAATACTGCGCCTGACGACGACAAAATGGCTTAAGTCGCCGCTggggaaaacaaattatgtgtgacaaattaatggaaaagaTAAGTTTAAACAATATAGAGCGCTTTAGGCAATTTCCTTGAATATCAGATAGCCTCTGCTCAGCTAGAGAGGGTGCGCGGAACACGTTTTATTTTCACTTGgacagaaaagaaaatcagAAATGAGTGTAATGtgccaaaggcaaacaaaggctTCAATGcggaatatattataataagaGTATACAAATTACACAATTATCATATGGAAGATTTAATCCGCAAGAAGAATGAAGCTTAAtgcgagaaaaaaaaacaaaaatcaggcATTGGTTGCGTGTGTGCTCCATTGAGTTGTTCACACATGGATTTGCCTTTCATCgtcaatttaaaaacaatttccatGTTTGTGCCATAGTTTTGTCATCGTTTTAAGTGTTTGCAAGTGTGGGTGGGTTCAGGTgatccacaaacacacacgcacacacgcaccaACCACACCATCCCACTCATCTGTCTGTCCGTGTGGGAGATTGTAGGCTGTTTGTTGTGGTCAGCTGTGctgaaaagctggaaaatgaaTCCTGAGGTTTCCTTGGTCACCGGAATGTTGTTATAGCACTCACACTTCAGGGCCAGAGATGTTGCTCATACGCCAGGTAATCCATATCTTTTTTGTACCCCGCTTTTGCCGGCAGGTCTAATCCAAAGCAAACACCTGCGTCATAAACTTTAAGCCCGACAAAGTTTCGGGCCAACAACCGAATTGGAATCATTGGAGCGTACTTACGGTTTGCCGTGTGAGagtttggccaaaaagaaaacttttcgaTTTGTCAAATGGTATTTAGGGATATCCTTGGTTGGTCTGAAAGTTTAAAGAGTTCCTTTGTACATTTggttataataatttttaactAACATATATTTAGCTAGGATAAGGAGCGCTGGctttacttttcatttaacTATTGTAAATGAATATGTACTAATGTTCGGCTTGATTACTAAAATAATTGGTAATATTAGTATTTCCTTGTAAAATCCTTGTAATAGACAAAAAGATAAGACAAACAGTAAGTCAGGGCTTTACGGCTAAAACTTTAAGGAATTTATATAAGCGAGGCATCAACCAATGCGACATTTCTTCATCATCTTTATCAAGTCGTTATTAGAGTTATTatcattaatttattaaatccCCTGAACATGGCGCGACATGACAGTCACAATTCAAACAGATACATTTCACCAATTCCCCACCCCGGCTAAACCGAATTTAATGTCCTTTTCTGGGGAAAGCTGTTTCGGAAAATCTTTAGTACGCGGGAGCAGCGCAGTACTGTTGACACTCGTTTCGGAAGGAAGACTTCATCTTCGCAGCTTAGTGGCGGACAAATTCCGAGTCTTGGTCACGCTCCCCCAACCCGTCGACTACATTTAGCTGGTTATTGTTTTAACATTTGCCCCCGTCcccgttctcgttctcgtcccCGTTCTCGTCCCCGTCCCCGTCCTCGAGCTCGAACCGCAAATGTGCGTCTGAGCTGCTCTTATCTTATCGTTATTAACGTTCATTTTATTGTCATGCTGCTCGGCTCGGTGGCAATGGCATTGGCAATGGCAGCTTTTGTCTGCTAGTTGCCATCAGTTGGCCGAGCATTTCAAAAGACCTTTTATTGTGTCATTATTGTCATTTACTCCGCTTTTCCGCTACTCTTGATCATTGCCGAGCTGTGTGGCCTGCATTATTTTGGTTATTTGCGAGTCTCCCTCCAAACGACCTAGTTTCAATACATTATGCCCGCGATGCTCTCTGATTCACCGATGACATGCGTCACTGCCACACTGCGAAAATAGCAAAACGAATTTAAACAATTCTGTTAAAATAGTATTTGAATTCTATTATGGGGGTGAAAACATTCTGATAAACTTAACCAGATATACCAAATATTATAcacaacttttttaattttaaataaatacttaaaatgtCGTTCAGCAGGAATATAAGAACTTTATATAATTAAGTTTCAGTTAagtgaattaaatttttttgcattttccccctGTGCATCTGAGAATCCTCTAAATGGGCACCCACTGTACATCGGCATCATTAATGTGATTAACGTCGCCACAAAAGCCGCTTTGATTTGGACGCTTAAAGGACCGAGCGATTTCTGATTTTCTTGTGCTTCATTAAGAGCATTCTATACATTTCACCGACCGTTATGTTTGCTGACCCATAAATACAGATTGGCCGACTTGGGTGCCGAACCCCCGTCAACAGCAAAATGATAAATAAAGCAGGCCGCTCATAAATTGATTTCGATATCAATTGCTGAACtttgacttttaattaaaggcTGTACGGCGTGCTcacaaataaaagcaaagtgtGGGGACCTTTCATATATGTATTGATTGGGAAAGTGCATATATGATATGCATGCAAGTTACCAATTTGGCGTTAAAATtcatacaaacatacaaacatgAAAAGCCGTGGAAAACGCATACATTTGCGCTATAAAGCATGCTTTTCCGAGGGGAAAACACGGGCGATCGCTGCGTTAAAAATGCGAATTAAAAAAGACCAAATGAACGGGAACTGGGCGCAGCAGGAAATGTTAAAACGCAACTCCGGGACGGGctgaaattataaatcaatttaacgTTGCCAAACGAACGAGGAGACCGGACAAAAGTGCGAGCCTCGAGCCGCATAGTAAGTAAATgtgcggtggcggtggcaaagttttccattttccattttacaaGCAGGGCCtgcaaaaattgtataaattgcCAACTCAAACGGAAACGCAATGACACCGGACGCCATTGACCACCGCCGACCCCGTGGCCCGTGATCCCGCTTGAGAACCTCCGCCCGGATGGCGGATTACGGGTTTCGGGCTACGGGTTACTGGTAACCGTTAACGGGTTACAGCTTTCGGGGTGCGGGTCTCTCCGGGATTTCGGGGACGCATGCGCGGCTCGTCATCCGGACATTTCGTGCTGCCTCGGATGTACGCGCTTTAATCCGTAAACCACAAACGACGGcatcagatacagatactcgaaCTGGGGCTCGGGACATGCCCCATTCAAGCCACTGGCCCGCTGCATTTTAAGTCAAGCAGTTGAACAACTGTTTGTAATTGCAGCTTCGCCGGCACTGTGGTAATGGCCCTTTGGGGCCGACTTGGGGTTGCCGTCCCGTCCGCCGGAATCTCTCACAGTTGAATGCTGCAAAAGTCCTTGCTACCGGATGttgtgcaataaaaatgcaaagtgcGCAAAAGTTGCCGTCCAAAAGCAGCCAGCTGATACAGTAAATAAATGTGAATTAATGTTGTTCTGGGGCAGCACGAGACATTACAACTTTTGTAAAGGGCCAGTTATGGGTAAATTTTTACCATGGGATACAATATACCGGTGCGCCGCGGCGGTCCCGATGAaattgttttgggtttttaaaaGAATATGCCTAAAAGCATTCcttaattctatttttttgtacacTTACTTATTACTCGAGTAGCTACCATGAAAGGCTAAGTCCTCACATGAATCAGCTGGCAAACGCCGTGAGCAGTACTCGCCCACCAAATAGGCCTACCAGAAGACAACCGAGGGACCTCATTCTTCGATCTTCTTTGAGGAGGGCGAGTAGACACTGACATTTATGCCACTTACTATCTGTGATTGTTCCCTTTTATGTTTTAGTTTCTGTTACAAATTTAGAGACACCTATAACTGTAGTAAGCCGGCGGGCCCAAATTGGCCCAAGGTCACATGGGGGGAGAGGGAATTCCtcgtaataaaaacaaaaaaaggaaaaaagggaggaaaaaaatgtatgaacTTCTTTATAAGAATTCTGAGAGCTGTGTactataattatataataaattagttGGTCAAACCAAAGACAGAATAATTAGAGTTCGAATTTCATAGTCTTTGGCCAAACACTACTTATATAATGTAACAAAATAgtattataaaaatacttttttaaaaagttccTCTGTTCCCGCCCGGGTTCGAACCGGGGACCTTGTGCGTGTGAAGCACACGTGATAACCGCTACACTACGGAAACCTGATGTCCAGCACTGTTCAAAGATTAgtgagaaaattaaaaaaagttcacttattcattttttttattgcaatatattaatataaatacatatattaattattataatttatgttaataatccaataaaaagattttcgctaaaaaaaattaagacttttaaatatttcgcCAAAGGTAAACAAGTTTAAGAAGATTACATCTTGGAGGTACCCCGAAACAAACTCTTGTTTTCCGTAGAAGAGCATTTTTAAAGatgttttttatgtttctttTATGCTCGTAAATGAATCCTGAAATGAATTACCAACCATAAGGTGActtgactttgacttttgtttaaatgaaataGAGAGCAGTAAGTTTGGacctaaaatattttatatttatttatttttcttaagttttttcattttcttcagGCTTTTCCGATAGGCATATTTGTCTGTGCGCTGAATAACCTCGTTGTATTTTCTCTTGTTGAACTGCTGGAATCTTTCGTCTTCTAACAACTCATTAACCAAAGactgcttcttcttcgactTCTTTTCCTGATAGTGATCCAAATGCGAAGGTAGCACAGTTCCGATTTGGAAAAATTTGGGCAGACGTTTTAGGTCGTTTTTCTTGTAGAATTGCTTAGGGTTCAAAACTGATCGCATCTGAACTATTTTAAGTTCGTTTCGCATTTCGTCGGTGATCTCTGTTGCGGGGAGATTAAACCATCCTTTGCCCTTGGTCTTAGAGCGTTCAACCTGAAAGAAAGAAGGCGATTAGAAATGAGAGTAGGCGTAAAGCagggatatacatatacatatatcttgcATTCAGATTACTAAAGACGTCGTCACCATGGCAAATAGCTTGGACCTAAGTAGCTCCTGGGTCAGCAAAAGTGCGTGTTTCATTTCTATTTGGGTGTTCTGTAAGCCAGAAACTAAACTATCTGTCTAGGACTTAAAGACAGACAATAGTCTTGATACCTGGCTGTTGGTGTTCCGCTGGCCTTACCGCCACTGCCAATTCTGGAGGGCAGCAGCAAAGATTACAACGGATGAAACTAAATTTGCTGGAGTCTGAGCCTTAGGTCCGGTCGCCAATGCGCAAACTCCGATGTCGAATATGTCATCATGGGCAAAAGGGGTGTTCGTACGACATCGCTTCATACTTACTCTGTTGATGATGGGTTGCTGCCTCTTTCCAACGGTGGGAATAGCGTGCGACTGATCAAGACCTGGATTCAAGGCCTGTTTCGTTCTCTTCATATCACTTTCCAGGTTTTCCCGTCGCAGGTCCAGGTGCGGACCATCATGGTTCAGTTCTGTTACCCGCTTTCGTGGCACAACTTTCGGTTTGCTGAAGTTCTCAACAGCACTCTCGACCTTGTCGCCGAGGTCATCCAATTGCTTGGCAACCTTTGAGACCGGCTTCCTTTGGTCAGGTAGGGAACTCACAACATCGAGCACTTCCTTGCAGTTCAGCTTCAGGCCAAAGAGCTCAACTGCGCCCTCCGTTTGTTCCTCGTCGGAGCTGTACGCGTCATTTTCTGCGAGGAGTAGCTCTTTGTGGTACACAATATCCTGCTGCTGTTCGCCATTATATTCCTGGCGGCCTGTTGTGTCTACCAGAAATACAGAATCCATTTTGTGCAGCGACCACGCTTGtttataaaatgcaaacagtGTGACCGTGCAGCAGAAATAGAAACTCTCTGTGCGGCTCTCAAAAATATACTAATTACACCgcatttattttggaaaatacTAGCTCTTGATAAGGGTATTCCTTAATCTTTattagttaaatataaattaaaaaacaaaaaagggtcCGTATTACGTCTGACGAATATGGAtctaatgtttttaaattcaacaATTCACACACGATTTAATAacagaaaaatatacattaccCTCAATTTCTATGTGTTCCACTATGAATATATAACAATCCGAAATCTAGATAGGAGGGCATAGAGCAATAGCTAACTTGGTCGACTTATGTATAAACTGAATACTGCTTAAAAGTGCAAATCGACTGCAGCTAAATTGCACGGAATGTCTTCGGAGGAAGACTGTCCTCCATGTAATTCGTATGCCATACCTTTACTTTAATTTTGCATCTTTTATCCCAAGACTCGAAAACTAGAAATACGCATTGTAAACACAAAAGCTACACATGCCCACATCTTAGGAAAATGTACCGATTAATTATCGTTTGCCTGCTGTTTCCAAAAACCCATTTGATGTTCTATTTCAGCAAATTCTTGTTTCACTGACATTAATGATACATGCAACAGtcgtaaaataaataagttactattagtatatttatttcacaGCAGCAAAAGAATGGGCAAATTGCTCGGCAATGCCGCGTACATGGAAGTGTTCTGAACAGCAAATTTGTTACGAAAATCCGAAGCTAAGCTACTAAGTTACTTAACCAACAAATTTTGAAAGTGGCTGACTCGGGCAACTGTCGCCGGCTTCAGCACCGGACCGCCGCCCGTCCCCGCCCAATACGGCTCCCGGTCGAGACCGGAATCCGAGGGGTGGAGGGGGCGACGGATCGGGGGTGCGTGACCGTGCGTCGACCGCCGGATAACCCGTCGTTGTCCGGCGGAAGGCAGCGGAAAGCCGATCCGAGCGAGGAGCCACGGCAACGCCAGGCAGAATTACTGGGAAACACAAAGGTGTGACGGAGGGTCGGCTCTGAACAGATCTGATAAGCAGATGCAGTTACCTGAATATCGATCAATGTACAGAACAATCACAGAATACACTTCCGTTTAACTGTAAAGCCAGTGTCGTATTTATAAGACGGAAATTCCGAATAAGCACTTGGGAATTACACGCTGCCAGTTAACCAAACGTGCTGGTGCGCCATCAACTTGGGGTGGGTTTTCGCTATTGCTTGTGCATACAAAGCTCCGAAAGCAAAAGTATTGCCTATCTGCAAGTTCTTTAAATCGTTTCAGAATAACTAAGTATTGCGgaattgtaaaaaataaaaactagtAGAATATGATAAAAATTTCTTTTCTGACTCGACCTCGGCTGGGTTCGAGCCCACAACAGATTTCACTCAGTGCACTGCCAGTATGAGATTGCTGCTGCACTTATTTATATTGAGCTGTTTGCAAATAAGCAACACATTTATatcttttgaaattatttaaaatataagaaaaaaacataaaataaattgtttatcaAGACgcctaaaataaataactttgcAAAAACAAGTGATTGGTATTGTTCCCGCCCGGGTTCGAACCGGGGACCTTGTGCGTGTGAAGCACACGTGATAACCGCTACACTACGGAAACACCTGAAGAAAATGCGTTCAATGTTAAATCTCCGATGTACCGAACCTTTCAGAAAGTAAGCCTCTTAGAATAGAATAtaaaattaatggaaataaATCGGTACACTCGACTTTTGGCTACttccatttttgttgctgttgctttcgATCAGCATCGTcgtcaaaaaataaaaagatgtGACACTTTCTTGAAAGTCACTCGCAATTTATTTGCTACTTTTGAAGCAAGTATGTAcgtattttataaaaaaggCAGTCGAGTGTTgagcaatttaataaaatagtaaaaacCAGTTCTCATACAGCACCGCTTTTTGTTCTTGATTTGATTAAATCGTAGGACAGTAAAGTACCTACTAAACATTAGATGTtagacaaaataaatatgaaaaacatcCAATGGATATCGCGAACCAGATGGGGATTCCCTTACACaatgctaaacaaatttttaaaagctaaagacagtttaaataaaattacatcaaattaaataaaaaaaatcggcTGAAGAGGATATGGACCTAGATGCCTCGTTTTGAGAATTTATTGTGACACATTGCAACGTTTTCAGTCGAGGGCACCGATTTTTGCCGCTATTCCGCTAAGACATCCGAAATTCGTCGCTTCAAAGTCGGAAGTTTGGGAACTGTTCGAGGagaaaaagtaatataaaatGCTTATTTTTCAACAGTACAACGAAGCAATTTTTTTCCACAACAAGAAAGCTTTCTGAAGCATTGAATAAACGATTGctcatatataatatttacgTTTACAGAGTAATTGCTAAACAGGTAAAAAGTCTCATgtactatgtacatatgtacatacgtttatgatcgaaaaataagcaaagcGGAAAGAAAAAGACGGAAAAAGACGACTGATGCTAGTCTTTGATTTTTATCGCCCTTGATTTAAGTTCATACTTTAAGATCTATACTTTCAACTTATGGTTTTCTCAGATGCATTACAATACCGACATTTTTTAGAAGGTGAGGAAAATCGTTTAAATATGTA is a window encoding:
- the LOC122621173 gene encoding deoxynucleotidyltransferase terminal-interacting protein 2; protein product: MDSVFLVDTTGRQEYNGEQQQDIVYHKELLLAENDAYSSDEEQTEGAVELFGLKLNCKEVLDVVSSLPDQRKPVSKVAKQLDDLGDKVESAVENFSKPKVVPRKRVTELNHDGPHLDLRRENLESDMKRTKQALNPGLDQSHAIPTVGKRQQPIINRVERSKTKGKGWFNLPATEITDEMRNELKIVQMRSVLNPKQFYKKNDLKRLPKFFQIGTVLPSHLDHYQEKKSKKKQSLVNELLEDERFQQFNKRKYNEVIQRTDKYAYRKSLKKMKKLKKNK